A DNA window from Actinomadura coerulea contains the following coding sequences:
- the iolD gene encoding 3D-(3,5/4)-trihydroxycyclohexane-1,2-dione acylhydrolase (decyclizing) encodes MRLTVAQALVRFLAAQYSERDGEERRFFAGCFGIFGHGNVAGMGQALLEHGGELPYFMARNEQAMVHAAAGFARMSDRLSTLACTTSIGPGATNMVTGAALATVNRLPVLLLPGDIFATRAASPVLQELEDSRSLDVSVNDCFKPVSRYWDRVNRAEQLPGALLAAMRVLTDPAETGAVTLALPQDVQAEAFDWPEELFARRVWRVARAVPEPAALGEAVELLRGAERPLIVAGGGVIYSGAAAELGVLAGRTGVPVAETQAGKGSLPWDHPSSVGAVGATGTTAANALAREADVVVGIGTRYSDFTTASHSLFAHPSVRFVNINVARADAVKLGGVPVVADAREAIRALDEALDGWSVPESYRGEARERTEHWNGVVDAAFEERQGTPPAQTEIIGIVNAEAGPRDVVVCAAGSMPGDLHKLWRTRDPKGYHVEYGYSCMGYEIAGGLGVKMAAPDREVFVLVGDGSYLMMAQELTTAAAEGVKLVVVLVQNHGYASIGNLSESVGAQRFGTRHRLRTPTGLDGDPIPVDLAANAASLGADVIRAEGADGFRKALRQAIASPRTTVVHVETDPLAAGPGSEAWWDVPVAEVSELDDTRRARAHYDDSKKSQRRYL; translated from the coding sequence ATGAGGTTGACGGTGGCGCAGGCGCTGGTGCGTTTCCTGGCTGCGCAGTACAGCGAGCGGGATGGTGAGGAGCGGCGGTTCTTCGCGGGGTGTTTCGGGATTTTCGGGCATGGCAATGTGGCGGGGATGGGGCAGGCGCTGCTGGAGCATGGTGGTGAGCTGCCGTATTTCATGGCGCGTAATGAGCAGGCGATGGTGCATGCGGCTGCCGGGTTCGCGCGGATGAGTGATCGGTTGTCGACGTTGGCGTGTACGACGTCGATCGGGCCGGGTGCGACGAACATGGTGACGGGTGCGGCGTTGGCGACGGTGAACCGGTTGCCGGTGCTGCTGCTGCCGGGTGACATCTTCGCGACGCGGGCGGCCAGTCCGGTGTTGCAGGAGTTGGAGGATTCGCGGTCGCTGGATGTGTCGGTGAACGACTGCTTCAAGCCGGTGTCGCGGTACTGGGATCGGGTCAATCGGGCGGAGCAGTTGCCGGGGGCGTTGCTGGCGGCGATGCGGGTGCTGACCGATCCCGCTGAGACGGGTGCGGTGACGTTGGCGTTGCCGCAGGATGTGCAGGCCGAGGCGTTCGATTGGCCGGAGGAGTTGTTCGCGCGGCGGGTGTGGCGGGTCGCGCGTGCGGTGCCCGAGCCGGCCGCGCTGGGGGAGGCGGTGGAGCTGCTGCGGGGGGCGGAGCGTCCGTTGATCGTGGCGGGTGGCGGGGTGATCTACTCGGGTGCGGCGGCGGAGTTGGGGGTGCTGGCGGGGCGGACGGGGGTTCCGGTCGCCGAGACCCAGGCGGGTAAGGGTTCGCTGCCGTGGGATCACCCTTCGTCGGTGGGGGCGGTCGGTGCGACGGGGACCACGGCGGCCAACGCGTTGGCGCGTGAGGCCGATGTGGTGGTGGGGATCGGGACCCGGTACAGCGATTTCACGACCGCGTCGCACAGTTTGTTCGCTCATCCGTCGGTGAGGTTCGTCAACATCAATGTCGCTCGTGCCGATGCGGTGAAGCTGGGGGGAGTGCCGGTCGTGGCCGACGCCCGCGAGGCGATCCGGGCGCTGGACGAGGCGCTGGACGGCTGGTCGGTGCCCGAGTCGTATCGCGGTGAGGCGCGCGAGCGGACCGAGCACTGGAACGGTGTCGTCGACGCCGCGTTCGAGGAGCGGCAGGGGACGCCGCCGGCGCAGACCGAGATCATCGGGATCGTCAACGCCGAGGCCGGGCCGCGGGACGTGGTGGTGTGCGCGGCGGGGTCGATGCCCGGTGACCTGCACAAGCTGTGGCGGACCCGGGACCCCAAGGGCTACCACGTGGAGTACGGGTACTCCTGCATGGGGTACGAGATCGCCGGGGGTCTCGGCGTGAAGATGGCCGCGCCCGACCGGGAGGTGTTCGTCCTGGTCGGTGACGGGTCCTACCTGATGATGGCCCAGGAGCTCACCACGGCCGCCGCCGAGGGGGTCAAGCTGGTGGTGGTCCTGGTCCAGAACCACGGGTACGCCTCCATCGGCAACCTCTCCGAGAGCGTGGGCGCCCAGCGGTTCGGCACCCGCCACCGCCTGCGCACCCCCACCGGCCTGGACGGCGACCCCATCCCGGTCGACCTGGCCGCCAACGCCGCCAGCCTCGGCGCCGACGTCATCCGCGCGGAAGGCGCCGACGGCTTCAGGAAGGCGCTCCGCCAGGCGATCGCGTCGCCCCGCACGACGGTCGTGCACGTGGAGACCGACCCCCTCGCCGCGGGCCCGGGCAGCGAGGCGTGGTGGGACGTCCCGGTCGCCGAGGTCTCCGAACTGGACGACACCCGGCGGGCGCGCGCCCACTACGACGACAGCAAGAAGTCCCAGCGCCGTTACCTCTGA
- a CDS encoding Cgl0159 family (beta/alpha)8-fold protein, with product MTLDIPVPPADARAERIAGLTETRVMRPEAIAEAAERRTRQDSLVGESGRLMLLAADHPARGALAAGGDPLAMGDRGELLDRLCVALERPGVDGVMGTADVIEDLLLLGVLEGKVVIGSMNRGGLMGSAFEIDDRFTAYSADAIAASGLDGGKMLVRVDDDDPATVRTLEACARAVSELAGHGLMAMVEPFISRRVDGRVRNDLSPEAMTRAVAIASGLGTTSAYTWLKVPVVADMERVMAASTLPALLLGGEVAADPVAAREGWRRALRLPTVRGLVVGRSLLYPPDGDVAAAVDAAVELL from the coding sequence ATGACGCTCGACATTCCGGTGCCGCCCGCCGACGCGCGGGCGGAGAGGATCGCGGGGCTGACCGAGACGCGGGTGATGCGTCCGGAGGCGATCGCCGAGGCGGCGGAGCGCAGGACCAGGCAGGACTCGCTGGTCGGGGAGTCGGGGCGGTTGATGCTGCTGGCCGCCGATCACCCGGCGCGTGGCGCCCTGGCGGCCGGTGGCGATCCACTGGCGATGGGCGATCGGGGTGAGCTGCTGGACCGGTTGTGCGTCGCCTTGGAGCGGCCGGGTGTGGACGGCGTGATGGGTACGGCGGATGTGATCGAGGATCTGCTGCTGCTGGGCGTGCTGGAGGGCAAGGTCGTGATCGGTTCGATGAACCGGGGCGGCCTGATGGGTTCGGCGTTTGAGATCGATGACCGCTTCACCGCCTACAGCGCGGATGCGATCGCGGCGTCGGGACTGGACGGCGGCAAGATGCTGGTTCGGGTGGACGATGACGACCCGGCGACTGTGCGCACGTTGGAGGCGTGCGCTCGGGCGGTGTCGGAGCTGGCCGGGCATGGGCTGATGGCGATGGTGGAGCCGTTCATCTCCCGGCGGGTGGACGGGCGGGTCCGCAATGACCTGTCGCCGGAGGCGATGACGCGTGCGGTCGCGATCGCGTCGGGGTTGGGGACGACGTCGGCGTACACGTGGCTGAAGGTGCCGGTGGTGGCGGACATGGAGCGGGTGATGGCCGCGTCCACGCTGCCCGCGCTGCTGCTGGGCGGGGAGGTGGCCGCCGATCCCGTCGCCGCGCGGGAGGGCTGGCGCCGTGCCCTGCGGCTGCCGACCGTGCGGGGTCTGGTGGTGGGCCGGTCCCTGCTGTATCCGCCGGATGGCGATGTCGCCGCGGCCGTCGACGCCGCGGTGGAACTGCTGTGA
- the iolC gene encoding 5-dehydro-2-deoxygluconokinase — protein MSGAASFDVITMGRVGVDLYPLASGVGLEEVETFARFLGGSATNVAVAAARHGRRAAVVTRTGADPFGRFVRRALAEYGVDDRYVADVPGLPTPVTFCELFPPDDFPLYFYRFPKAPDLEIRADELDRSAIEGAGVLWVTMTGLCAEPSRTATLAALGARRRSALTVLDLDHRPMFWESREEARRWAGEALEHATVAVGNIAECEVAVGEGDPLLAARALLDRGVRLAVVKRGPDGVLAVDAEGRTAEAPPVPVEVVNGLGAGDAFGGALCHGLLSGWDLPRVLGFANAAGAIVASRLACSAAMPATDEVLALAEQVAA, from the coding sequence ATGAGCGGCGCCGCGTCCTTCGACGTCATCACCATGGGCCGCGTCGGCGTCGACCTCTACCCGCTGGCCTCCGGTGTCGGGCTGGAGGAGGTCGAGACGTTCGCGCGGTTCCTCGGCGGAAGCGCCACCAACGTCGCGGTCGCCGCCGCCCGGCACGGCCGCCGCGCCGCCGTGGTCACCCGGACCGGCGCCGACCCGTTCGGCCGCTTCGTCCGCCGCGCGCTCGCCGAGTACGGCGTCGACGACCGGTACGTCGCCGACGTCCCCGGCCTGCCGACGCCGGTGACCTTCTGCGAGCTGTTCCCGCCCGACGACTTCCCGCTGTACTTCTACCGCTTCCCGAAGGCGCCCGACCTGGAGATCCGCGCGGACGAGCTCGACCGGTCCGCGATCGAGGGCGCCGGGGTGCTGTGGGTCACGATGACGGGGCTGTGCGCCGAACCGTCCCGGACGGCGACGCTCGCGGCGCTCGGCGCCCGCCGCCGGTCCGCTCTCACCGTCCTCGACCTCGACCACCGGCCCATGTTCTGGGAGTCGCGGGAGGAGGCGCGGCGCTGGGCGGGCGAGGCCCTCGAACACGCCACCGTCGCGGTCGGCAACATCGCCGAATGCGAGGTGGCCGTGGGGGAGGGCGACCCTCTCCTGGCCGCCCGCGCGCTCCTCGACCGGGGCGTCCGGCTCGCCGTCGTGAAGCGCGGACCGGACGGCGTCCTCGCCGTCGACGCCGAGGGGCGGACCGCCGAGGCGCCGCCGGTGCCGGTCGAGGTCGTCAACGGCCTCGGCGCGGGCGACGCGTTCGGCGGTGCCCTCTGCCACGGGCTGCTGTCCGGCTGGGACCTGCCGCGCGTCCTGGGCTTCGCCAACGCGGCCGGCGCGATCGTCGCGTCCCGGCTGGCGTGCTCCGCGGCGATGCCCGCGACGGACGAGGTACTGGCACTGGCTGAGCAGGTGGCCGCATGA
- a CDS encoding TIM barrel protein → MINDRVAGAPISWGVCEVPGWGHQMDPGRVLGEMRGLGLAATEFGPDGFLPAGAGERAALLAEYGLRAVGGFAPVVLHDPDRDPLPEVRRVLAGFGVERSKSELTLVLAAVHGLEGYDERPSLGAAGWTALLTNLDRIASLAAEAGVRAVLHPHVGTMVERSNEVRRVLDGSGVPLCLDTGHLLIGGTDPVELAADAAGRIAHVHLKDVDAELAESVRQGRTPYTEAVRAGLYRSLGAGDVDIAAIVGSLEGAGYDGWYVLEQDTVLDREPDPGAGPLADVRACVEYLTGIGS, encoded by the coding sequence ATGATCAACGACCGCGTCGCGGGAGCCCCGATCTCGTGGGGGGTGTGCGAGGTGCCCGGCTGGGGGCACCAGATGGACCCCGGACGGGTGCTGGGGGAGATGCGCGGCCTCGGGCTGGCCGCCACGGAGTTCGGGCCGGACGGCTTCCTGCCGGCCGGGGCCGGGGAGCGCGCCGCCCTGCTGGCCGAGTACGGACTCCGCGCGGTGGGCGGCTTCGCGCCCGTCGTGCTGCACGACCCGGACCGCGACCCGCTGCCCGAGGTGCGGCGGGTCCTGGCCGGCTTTGGGGTGGAACGCTCCAAGTCGGAACTGACGCTGGTGCTGGCCGCCGTGCACGGGCTGGAGGGCTACGACGAGCGTCCCTCGCTCGGCGCGGCCGGGTGGACGGCGCTGCTGACCAATCTCGACCGGATCGCCTCGCTGGCCGCGGAGGCCGGCGTGCGGGCCGTGCTCCACCCGCATGTCGGGACCATGGTGGAACGATCCAACGAGGTGCGGCGCGTCCTCGACGGGTCGGGGGTGCCCCTGTGCCTGGACACCGGCCACCTGCTGATCGGCGGCACCGACCCGGTCGAGCTGGCGGCGGACGCCGCCGGGCGGATCGCGCACGTCCACCTGAAGGACGTCGACGCCGAGCTCGCCGAGAGCGTCCGGCAGGGCCGGACGCCCTACACCGAGGCCGTCCGCGCGGGCCTCTACCGCTCCCTCGGCGCGGGGGACGTCGACATCGCCGCGATCGTCGGTTCCCTCGAAGGCGCCGGGTACGACGGCTGGTACGTCCTGGAGCAGGACACCGTCCTCGACCGCGAACCCGACCCCGGCGCCGGTCCGCTGGCCGACGTCCGCGCCTGCGTCGAGTACCTCACCGGGATCGGCTCATGA
- a CDS encoding GntR family transcriptional regulator: MYRPRVTVDRSSPVPLYYQLAQQLEAAIREGELSPGTRLENEVELADRCGLSRPTVRQAIQHLVDRGLLVRKRGVGTQVVQSEIRRPIELTSLHDDLAAAGREPRTEVLELGPVPAEDQVAKELGVTPGTEVTRMRRIRFTGDEPLALLTNYLPPDLLRISEADLVEHGLYELLRATGINLRIANQTIGARGATAAEARLLDERRGVPLLTMTRTAYDDKGGAIEYGCHVYRADRYSFALTLVER, from the coding sequence GTGTACCGACCGCGCGTGACCGTGGACCGCAGTAGCCCCGTCCCGCTGTACTACCAGCTCGCACAGCAGCTGGAGGCGGCGATACGGGAGGGCGAGCTGTCCCCGGGCACCCGCCTGGAGAACGAGGTCGAGCTGGCCGACCGGTGCGGGCTGTCGCGCCCGACCGTCCGGCAGGCGATCCAGCACCTGGTGGACCGGGGACTGCTGGTGCGCAAGCGCGGCGTCGGCACCCAGGTGGTCCAGTCGGAGATCCGCCGCCCGATCGAGCTCACCAGCCTGCACGACGACCTCGCGGCGGCGGGGCGCGAGCCGCGCACCGAGGTCCTGGAGCTCGGGCCCGTCCCCGCCGAGGACCAGGTGGCCAAGGAGCTCGGCGTCACGCCCGGCACCGAGGTCACGAGGATGCGCCGCATCCGGTTCACCGGCGACGAGCCGCTCGCCCTGCTCACCAACTACCTGCCGCCCGACCTGCTCAGGATCAGCGAGGCCGACCTCGTCGAGCACGGCCTGTACGAGCTGCTGCGCGCGACGGGCATCAACCTGCGCATCGCGAACCAGACGATCGGCGCCCGCGGCGCGACGGCGGCCGAGGCCCGGCTGCTGGACGAGCGGCGCGGCGTCCCGCTGCTGACCATGACCCGCACCGCCTACGACGACAAGGGCGGCGCGATCGAGTACGGCTGCCACGTCTACCGCGCCGACCGGTACTCCTTCGCCCTGACCCTCGTCGAGCGCTAG
- a CDS encoding phytase, with the protein MQLRPTPQGVRLAAAATTAALAAAFLSAAPAAADGDELAQVRAALETPANLDDDAGGNANADDPAIWSHPDDRDGDLIVATLKKGGLAVYDTAGREIQRLAAPTPPRPGDEAGRFNNVDLIYGFQLGRRKVDLAVVSDRGRDTVRTYAIDPAKAEDHRAPLTDVTDPAAPPVFSSSLDEINEQATAYGLASWKDARGTSYVALSRRHTSRIGTVRLEATAAGTVTYRHVRDVDLPTSFALPGGGTWAPCEDPGEGPQVEGMVADPENGVLFAAQEDVGIWRIPLGSGTPQLVDKVREYGVPAAYDPETEECAPSGPDPGVGGRHLTADAEGLSIYRQDDGEGYLLASSQGDNTFVVYDRENPAQYLGHFRVAPGTTVDGSEVCDGAMVTSAPIGGFENGLLVVHDGVNTPTVTDGNGEVRENTNFKLVDWEDVADPLDLDVTPGDWDPRD; encoded by the coding sequence ATGCAGTTGCGACCCACCCCCCAGGGCGTCCGCCTGGCGGCCGCGGCGACGACCGCCGCGCTCGCCGCGGCCTTCCTGTCGGCCGCCCCCGCGGCCGCCGACGGCGACGAGCTCGCCCAGGTCCGCGCCGCGCTGGAGACGCCCGCGAACCTCGACGACGACGCGGGCGGCAACGCCAACGCCGACGACCCGGCCATCTGGAGCCACCCGGACGACCGCGACGGCGACCTGATCGTCGCGACCCTGAAGAAGGGCGGCCTCGCGGTGTACGACACCGCCGGCCGGGAGATCCAGCGGCTCGCCGCCCCCACCCCGCCCCGGCCCGGCGACGAGGCCGGACGCTTCAACAACGTCGACCTGATCTACGGCTTCCAGCTCGGCCGCCGCAAGGTCGACCTGGCCGTCGTGTCCGACCGCGGCCGCGACACCGTCCGCACCTACGCGATCGACCCGGCGAAGGCCGAGGACCACCGGGCCCCGCTCACCGACGTCACCGACCCCGCGGCCCCGCCCGTCTTCTCGTCCTCGCTCGACGAGATCAACGAGCAGGCGACGGCGTACGGGCTGGCGTCCTGGAAGGATGCCCGCGGCACCTCCTACGTCGCGCTCAGCCGCCGGCACACCTCCCGGATCGGCACCGTCCGGCTGGAGGCCACCGCCGCGGGCACCGTCACCTACCGGCACGTCCGCGACGTCGACCTGCCCACCTCGTTCGCCCTGCCGGGCGGCGGCACCTGGGCGCCCTGCGAGGACCCCGGCGAGGGACCGCAGGTCGAGGGCATGGTCGCCGACCCCGAGAACGGGGTGCTCTTCGCCGCCCAGGAGGACGTCGGCATCTGGCGCATCCCGCTGGGCAGCGGTACGCCGCAGCTCGTCGACAAGGTCAGGGAGTACGGCGTGCCCGCCGCCTACGACCCCGAGACAGAGGAGTGCGCTCCGAGCGGACCCGACCCCGGTGTCGGAGGCAGGCACCTCACCGCCGACGCCGAGGGCCTGTCCATCTACCGGCAGGACGACGGCGAGGGCTACCTGCTCGCCTCCAGCCAGGGCGACAACACCTTCGTGGTCTACGACCGCGAGAACCCGGCCCAGTACCTCGGCCACTTCCGCGTCGCCCCCGGCACCACGGTCGACGGCTCGGAGGTCTGCGACGGGGCGATGGTGACCAGCGCCCCCATCGGCGGATTCGAGAACGGCCTCCTCGTCGTCCACGACGGCGTCAACACCCCCACCGTCACGGACGGCAACGGCGAGGTCCGGGAGAACACCAACTTCAAGCTCGTCGACTGGGAGGATGTGGCGGACCCGCTCGACCTGGACGTCACGCCCGGCGACTGGGACCCGCGCGACTAG
- a CDS encoding LacI family DNA-binding transcriptional regulator: MTHPTLEDVAARAGVSRALVSLVMRGSPKVGKERREAVLRAARELGYRPNMMARGLAAGRTGMIGVLLSDLHDPWSGAVYDGLADEAARRGVRLLLATGRGGPARERAALDDLLDLRPDGVVLAGPRLAAADIERAAAGCAVSVVGRSVRSDRVDCVTGDGAAAVERALGHLADLGHHRVACLDLGPRPSPLRRACPPGSVAAHPDELWRRPEPPAAVLALGDATGTAALTALLRAGRRVPDDVSLIVHGDPPGARAAGVTTVASPPAEMGREAAALLLDRIGDGAPAATRRVTVPPVLDERGTTR; this comes from the coding sequence ATGACCCACCCGACCCTGGAGGACGTGGCCGCGCGAGCCGGAGTGTCGCGCGCGCTCGTGTCGCTGGTGATGCGCGGCTCCCCCAAGGTCGGCAAGGAGCGCCGCGAGGCGGTGCTCCGGGCGGCCCGGGAGCTCGGCTACCGGCCCAACATGATGGCGCGGGGCCTCGCGGCCGGCCGGACGGGCATGATCGGCGTCCTCCTCTCCGACCTCCACGACCCCTGGTCCGGCGCGGTCTACGACGGGCTCGCCGACGAGGCCGCCCGGCGCGGCGTCCGGCTCCTGCTGGCCACCGGGCGCGGCGGCCCGGCGCGCGAGCGGGCCGCCCTGGACGACCTGCTCGACCTGCGTCCGGACGGTGTCGTCCTGGCCGGGCCGAGGCTGGCCGCCGCCGACATCGAGCGCGCCGCCGCCGGATGCGCCGTGTCCGTGGTCGGGCGCTCCGTGCGCTCCGACCGCGTCGACTGCGTGACCGGCGACGGGGCCGCGGCCGTCGAGCGGGCGCTCGGGCACCTGGCGGACCTCGGCCACCACCGCGTCGCCTGCCTCGACCTCGGGCCCCGCCCCTCGCCCCTGCGCCGCGCGTGCCCGCCCGGGTCCGTCGCCGCCCATCCGGACGAGCTGTGGCGGCGGCCCGAACCGCCGGCGGCCGTCCTCGCGCTCGGCGACGCGACGGGCACCGCCGCGCTCACCGCGCTGCTGCGCGCCGGGAGGCGCGTGCCGGACGACGTCTCGCTGATCGTCCACGGCGACCCGCCGGGGGCGCGGGCCGCGGGGGTGACGACCGTCGCCTCGCCGCCCGCGGAGATGGGCCGCGAGGCCGCGGCGCTCCTGCTGGACCGGATCGGGGACGGCGCGCCGGCGGCGACCCGGCGCGTCACCGTCCCGCCCGTCCTCGACGAGCGCGGCACCACCCGGTAG
- a CDS encoding Gfo/Idh/MocA family oxidoreductase — MRVGLLGAGRIGASHARFLGGHPQVDTLLIGDADVRRAAALAGPIGARAGDPETVLAAGLDAVVIATPTSTHAELLVRACDAGVPVFCEKPVAPDLRTTLEVRDRAAKTGVPVHVGFQRRFDAGYSAARQAVLDGRIGALHRVHLVTADPAPPPAEYVRSSGGIFRDCHIHDFDILRWVTGREVDSVTAVGANRGDAYFSAAGDVDTSAAVLVMDDGTLATLQGSRYNGAGYDVRMELSGTAGTWVVGLDERAPLRSAEPGVDWPPGDPWTDFQERFEPAYANEIGTFLEMARGRTGSPCTIDDALEAFLVAEAATLSLREGRRVPLAEIR; from the coding sequence ATGCGGGTCGGACTGTTGGGCGCGGGGCGGATCGGGGCGTCGCACGCCCGGTTCCTGGGCGGCCATCCCCAGGTCGACACCCTGCTGATCGGAGACGCCGACGTCCGCCGCGCCGCGGCGCTGGCGGGGCCGATCGGCGCCCGGGCCGGGGACCCGGAGACCGTGCTCGCCGCCGGGCTCGACGCGGTCGTCATCGCCACGCCGACGTCCACGCACGCCGAGCTGCTCGTCCGCGCCTGCGACGCGGGCGTCCCGGTGTTCTGCGAGAAGCCGGTCGCCCCCGACCTGCGCACGACGCTGGAGGTCCGCGACCGGGCCGCCAAGACGGGCGTGCCCGTGCACGTGGGCTTCCAGCGCCGGTTCGACGCGGGATACTCGGCGGCGCGGCAGGCCGTCCTCGACGGACGTATTGGAGCGCTCCACCGCGTCCACCTGGTCACCGCCGACCCGGCGCCGCCGCCGGCCGAGTACGTCCGCTCGTCCGGCGGCATCTTCCGCGACTGCCACATCCACGACTTCGACATCCTGCGCTGGGTCACCGGGCGGGAGGTCGACTCGGTCACCGCCGTCGGCGCCAACCGGGGCGACGCCTACTTCTCGGCCGCCGGGGACGTGGACACCAGCGCCGCCGTCCTGGTCATGGACGACGGGACGCTCGCCACGCTGCAGGGCTCGCGGTACAACGGCGCCGGGTACGACGTGCGCATGGAGCTGTCGGGCACCGCCGGCACCTGGGTGGTCGGGCTCGACGAGCGCGCCCCGCTCCGGTCGGCCGAGCCCGGCGTGGACTGGCCTCCCGGCGATCCGTGGACGGACTTCCAGGAACGCTTCGAGCCCGCGTACGCGAACGAGATTGGAACGTTCCTGGAAATGGCCAGGGGCCGCACCGGCAGCCCCTGCACCATCGACGACGCGCTGGAGGCGTTCCTCGTCGCCGAGGCCGCCACGCTCTCGCTGCGCGAGGGCCGCCGCGTCCCGCTCGCGGAGATCCGATGA
- a CDS encoding inorganic phosphate transporter: MIWAVAFGTVALAFVWVTGVNDGAALLGLSGRYPRSSGLLLTALVLVPLVLVPQVTVTVARTFTEGLTDLGDRRGALAFLLGVTVALAVVAGLTRRGLPTSLTLAIVGGIGGAGLGMGLDVAWGGLGLVLAVGAAAPLVGTSVGFGLGLASRRVPSFTGMPGAVRTAHVLAYTAQCAAYAANDGQKMLAVVSVARHVVSTRRLGGVGPVQPTPLVLIAIAVVFCAGALSAVNRVGERLGRGLVLARPLHVVSTEAAAAASVAASSLAGAPVSMTQSVTAGVVGVAASEGASRVRWQNVVGIGAAWLFTLPFAFAAGTLGGVAVRTL, encoded by the coding sequence ATGATCTGGGCGGTGGCGTTCGGCACCGTCGCGCTCGCCTTCGTCTGGGTGACCGGCGTCAACGACGGGGCGGCTCTGCTCGGCCTCAGCGGACGCTACCCCCGCTCGTCCGGGCTGCTGCTGACCGCGCTGGTGCTCGTCCCCCTCGTCCTGGTCCCGCAGGTGACGGTCACGGTCGCGCGGACGTTCACCGAGGGCCTCACCGACCTCGGCGACCGGCGCGGCGCGCTCGCCTTCCTGCTCGGCGTGACCGTCGCGCTCGCCGTCGTCGCCGGGCTCACCAGGCGCGGGCTGCCGACCAGCCTGACCCTCGCGATCGTCGGCGGCATCGGCGGCGCGGGGCTCGGCATGGGCCTGGACGTGGCCTGGGGCGGGCTCGGCCTCGTCCTGGCCGTCGGCGCCGCCGCCCCGCTGGTCGGCACGTCCGTCGGGTTCGGGCTCGGGCTCGCGTCGCGGCGCGTGCCGTCCTTCACCGGGATGCCCGGAGCCGTCCGGACCGCCCACGTCCTCGCCTACACCGCCCAGTGCGCCGCCTACGCCGCCAACGACGGGCAGAAGATGCTCGCCGTCGTCAGCGTGGCGCGGCACGTGGTGTCCACGCGGCGGCTCGGCGGGGTCGGCCCCGTCCAGCCGACCCCGCTCGTGCTCATCGCGATCGCCGTCGTCTTCTGCGCCGGCGCGCTGAGCGCCGTCAACCGGGTCGGCGAGCGGCTGGGGCGCGGGCTCGTGCTGGCCAGGCCGCTGCACGTGGTGTCCACGGAGGCGGCGGCGGCCGCGTCGGTCGCGGCCAGCTCCCTCGCGGGCGCGCCGGTCAGCATGACGCAGTCGGTCACCGCCGGGGTCGTCGGCGTCGCCGCCAGCGAGGGCGCCTCCCGGGTGCGCTGGCAGAACGTCGTCGGCATCGGCGCCGCGTGGCTGTTCACGCTGCCGTTCGCGTTCGCCGCCGGGACGCTCGGCGGCGTCGCGGTGAGGACCCTGTGA
- a CDS encoding DUF47 domain-containing protein encodes MSAAVRPVRRVRLIWDDLRGRSGDRVVGQVARQIRAVRDGAELAREMAAGRVPSGEARARMAEIEHAGDAERAALAAMLRGVLATPIDREDLYRLSRSVDDVLDNLRDFVREADLFGPPGLGFAVPPLDAVLEGLTSLDTAVRKVLAEPAAVTVAALGARKAGNRVRETRQAALTRLFAGPLDIDVLRRRELLDRLDAVGRRLGEAADALSDAMLKRSH; translated from the coding sequence GTGAGCGCCGCCGTGCGGCCCGTCCGCCGCGTCCGGCTCATCTGGGACGACCTGCGAGGACGCTCCGGGGACCGGGTCGTCGGGCAGGTCGCCCGGCAGATCCGGGCCGTCCGCGACGGCGCCGAGCTGGCCCGGGAGATGGCCGCCGGTCGCGTCCCCTCCGGGGAGGCCCGCGCCCGGATGGCCGAGATCGAGCACGCCGGGGACGCCGAGCGCGCGGCGCTCGCCGCGATGCTGCGCGGCGTCCTCGCCACCCCCATCGACCGGGAGGACCTGTACCGGCTCTCCCGCTCCGTCGACGACGTCCTGGACAACCTCCGCGACTTCGTCCGCGAGGCCGACCTGTTCGGGCCGCCCGGACTCGGCTTCGCCGTCCCGCCGCTGGACGCGGTGCTGGAGGGGCTGACCTCCCTCGACACCGCCGTCCGGAAGGTCCTCGCCGAGCCCGCCGCGGTCACCGTCGCGGCGCTCGGCGCGCGCAAGGCCGGAAACCGCGTCCGGGAGACCCGGCAGGCGGCGCTGACCCGCCTGTTCGCCGGCCCGCTGGACATCGACGTCCTGCGCAGGCGCGAGCTGCTCGACCGCCTGGACGCGGTGGGGCGGCGGCTCGGCGAGGCGGCCGACGCGCTGTCGGACGCGATGCTCAAACGCAGTCACTGA